Proteins co-encoded in one Egicoccus sp. AB-alg6-2 genomic window:
- a CDS encoding ABC transporter substrate-binding protein produces MVSMVAACSAPPTADETQPVAGSGEDAEEVETVDPETAEEAADPDSSQAALDEVTAELEGLDPDARRERLIELALEEGGEVSFYGSTNIDDIGPVIDAFEEDTGVSISHYRAGASTVMNRILQESDAGFAGSDVVQINGPEMLILSGEDLLLTLDTPIADDIVEAGRFDDWLAPYVNAFIVGWNTNRVSPEEAPTSYEEAFTNFSGTLAMDVDDFDWFATLVDQYFVGELGMTEEEAVELFKEAASGASVIRGHSLGAELVVAGEYDVHTSLYHHHTARHADGPMDWQPPVEPVVIRPNGVGIVSTTTRPAASLLLVEYMLTDGQQFLADVGRTPGSTAIDAGLPDDIRTIGVDLLKLEEEREKWEGLYEEVVRASGSAVRE; encoded by the coding sequence GTGGTATCGATGGTCGCGGCCTGTTCGGCCCCGCCGACGGCGGACGAGACCCAACCCGTCGCCGGTTCCGGTGAGGACGCCGAGGAAGTCGAGACCGTCGACCCGGAGACCGCCGAGGAGGCTGCCGATCCCGACTCGTCGCAGGCCGCCCTCGACGAGGTCACGGCCGAGCTCGAGGGACTCGACCCCGATGCCCGACGCGAGCGCCTGATCGAACTCGCGCTCGAGGAGGGCGGCGAGGTCTCCTTCTACGGCTCGACCAACATCGACGACATCGGCCCGGTGATCGACGCCTTCGAGGAGGACACCGGCGTCAGCATCAGCCACTACCGAGCCGGTGCGTCCACCGTCATGAACCGCATTCTCCAGGAGTCGGATGCAGGCTTTGCCGGATCCGACGTCGTGCAGATCAACGGTCCGGAGATGCTGATCCTCTCCGGGGAGGATCTGTTGCTCACCCTGGACACCCCGATCGCCGACGACATCGTCGAGGCTGGTCGCTTCGACGACTGGCTGGCGCCGTACGTCAACGCCTTCATCGTCGGCTGGAACACCAACCGCGTCAGTCCCGAGGAGGCACCGACCTCGTACGAGGAGGCCTTCACCAATTTCTCCGGCACGCTGGCGATGGACGTCGACGACTTCGACTGGTTCGCCACGCTCGTCGACCAGTACTTCGTCGGAGAACTCGGCATGACGGAGGAAGAGGCGGTCGAGCTGTTCAAGGAAGCCGCCAGCGGCGCTTCGGTCATCCGCGGTCACTCGCTGGGTGCCGAGCTCGTCGTCGCGGGTGAATACGACGTCCACACCTCGCTCTACCACCACCACACCGCACGCCACGCCGACGGTCCGATGGACTGGCAGCCGCCCGTCGAACCGGTGGTCATCCGTCCCAACGGCGTCGGAATCGTCTCCACCACGACGCGACCTGCCGCTTCGCTGCTCCTGGTCGAGTACATGCTCACCGACGGTCAGCAGTTCCTGGCCGACGTCGGTCGCACGCCCGGCAGTACGGCGATCGACGCCGGTCTTCCCGACGACATCCGCACCATCGGCGTCGACCTGCTCAAGCTCGAGGAGGAGCGCGAGAAGTGGGAGGGCCTGTACGAAGAGGTCGTCCGCGCCTCCGGATCCGCCGTCCGCGAGTGA
- a CDS encoding cysteine hydrolase family protein, translating into MQYLDPTKTGLVVFDMLECYRPKIEAAGAVEPIRRLIRSCRDFGVPIFYARADHRPDGSDYSRVVTDTDSEFRPYDDTYQPAHRFAHPPESMGVLEEFAPEPMDYDLPKHRWNAFFQTPLDLSLRSRGVDTVLLAGGSTHVGIASTAFGARDMDYNVVIVRDGQTGFERQREFFLDHVFPRMARVRTVSEIQAMWRDS; encoded by the coding sequence ATGCAGTACCTCGATCCGACGAAGACCGGATTGGTCGTCTTCGACATGCTCGAGTGTTACCGCCCCAAGATCGAGGCCGCCGGGGCCGTCGAACCGATCCGGCGATTGATCCGGTCATGTCGCGACTTCGGGGTCCCCATCTTCTACGCCCGTGCGGACCATCGGCCAGACGGTTCCGATTACAGCCGGGTGGTGACCGACACCGACAGCGAGTTCCGTCCGTACGACGACACCTACCAGCCCGCCCATCGCTTCGCGCACCCGCCCGAGTCGATGGGCGTCCTGGAGGAATTCGCGCCAGAGCCGATGGACTACGACCTACCGAAGCATCGCTGGAACGCGTTCTTCCAGACCCCGCTCGATCTCAGTCTGCGGTCCCGGGGCGTGGACACCGTCCTGCTGGCCGGCGGCTCGACCCATGTCGGTATCGCCAGTACCGCGTTCGGCGCCCGCGACATGGACTACAACGTGGTCATCGTCCGTGACGGGCAAACGGGCTTCGAGCGTCAGCGCGAGTTCTTCCTCGACCACGTGTTTCCACGCATGGCCCGGGTTCGGACCGTGTCCGAGATCCAGGCCATGTGGCGCGACTCCTAG
- a CDS encoding MFS transporter yields the protein MARPAVLRHRDFNLYWSGVVLSEIGTRGTFAAVLYHVYLLSGSSLQVGFVGLAQAVALLVLSPLGGAIADRLDRRRLLQLAQSLSLLASLTLAVVTLIGAVEVWHIILAVLFNTAAGSFERPARDALIPALVPREQLVHAFALLNPSREVAILIGPAIAGVLMAVWGPEAMYLLDVVTYVAIILALFLIRIPPVAATKPSKNLWSSIGEGVRFVRGRPIILQLMALDLSATVFGAYRVLLPALATDVLAVGATGYGILSAAPSAGALIGSAIIFRMMHRLRAGRVVLAATVAYGAMAVALVWAGLLPVTVAFVAAIAAATGLGLFDAMATTVRHAAVQLETPDEIRGRVTSIYQMASRGGPALGNLNIGWLASLLGPIGALTVGGLVPMAVSGALFVTGGRIRDYEVDEPHEDVEESAPDVAVAPDARPDVPEE from the coding sequence ATGGCACGGCCCGCAGTACTGCGACACCGCGACTTCAACCTGTACTGGTCTGGAGTGGTGCTCTCCGAGATCGGTACGCGTGGCACGTTCGCGGCGGTGCTCTATCACGTGTACCTCCTGAGCGGCTCGAGTCTTCAGGTCGGATTCGTGGGCCTCGCGCAGGCGGTCGCCCTGCTCGTGCTCTCACCCCTGGGCGGTGCGATCGCCGACCGCCTCGACCGTCGACGGTTGCTGCAGTTGGCGCAGTCGCTGTCGCTGCTTGCCAGCCTCACCCTGGCGGTGGTGACGCTGATCGGTGCGGTCGAGGTGTGGCACATCATCCTCGCGGTGTTGTTCAACACGGCTGCCGGATCGTTCGAGCGGCCGGCGCGTGACGCGCTGATCCCGGCGCTGGTGCCGCGGGAGCAACTCGTGCACGCCTTTGCGCTCCTCAACCCTTCGCGGGAAGTAGCGATCCTGATCGGACCGGCGATCGCGGGCGTCCTCATGGCCGTGTGGGGGCCGGAAGCGATGTACCTGCTGGACGTCGTGACGTACGTGGCGATCATCCTCGCGCTGTTCCTGATCCGGATCCCTCCGGTGGCGGCCACGAAGCCGAGCAAGAACCTCTGGTCGAGCATCGGCGAGGGTGTGCGGTTCGTCCGCGGACGCCCGATCATCCTGCAGCTGATGGCGCTCGATCTGTCGGCGACCGTGTTCGGCGCCTACCGGGTTCTGCTTCCCGCCCTGGCCACCGACGTCCTGGCGGTCGGTGCCACCGGGTACGGGATCCTGAGTGCCGCTCCCTCGGCAGGTGCCCTGATCGGGTCGGCGATCATCTTCCGTATGATGCACCGCCTGCGGGCGGGTCGTGTGGTGTTGGCGGCGACCGTGGCCTACGGAGCCATGGCGGTCGCCCTCGTCTGGGCCGGTCTCCTGCCGGTGACGGTGGCGTTCGTCGCCGCAATCGCGGCCGCCACCGGCCTCGGATTGTTCGACGCGATGGCAACCACCGTGCGGCACGCGGCCGTGCAGCTGGAGACGCCCGACGAGATTCGTGGACGAGTCACGTCCATCTACCAGATGGCTTCGCGAGGTGGCCCGGCGCTCGGCAACCTCAACATCGGCTGGCTCGCCAGCCTGCTCGGCCCGATCGGCGCGCTCACGGTCGGCGGACTCGTGCCGATGGCGGTTTCAGGCGCCCTGTTCGTCACGGGTGGACGCATCCGCGACTACGAGGTCGATGAACCTCACGAGGACGTCGAGGAATCCGCTCCGGACGTGGCGGTCGCGCCGGACGCCCGCCCCGACGTCCCCGAGGAGTGA